From Salvelinus sp. IW2-2015 linkage group LG18, ASM291031v2, whole genome shotgun sequence, a single genomic window includes:
- the LOC111978002 gene encoding zinc finger protein 25-like — MRTHTRDTPHHCSQCGKIFIQLGNLKIHERIHTGEKPHPCSQCGKSFNRKEYLKEHERIHTGEKRDRPFQCSQCXKSFSLLASLNIHERTHTGDKPHHCSQCGKSFNLKGQLKQHERIHTGAKPYHCSQCEKSFAWLGDLRRHERTHTGEKPHHCSQCGKSFNQLGHMRRHERIHTGDKDVGCGTVKGGYFEESQI; from the coding sequence ATGAGGACACACACAAGAGATACTCCTCAtcactgctctcagtgtggaaagatATTTATTCAGTTAGGGAACTTAAAaatacatgagagaatacacacaggagagaagcctcatccctgctcccagtgtggaaagagttttaaccgGAAAGAATACCTGAAagagcatgagagaatacacacaggagagaagcgaGATAGACCTTTCCAATGCTCCCAGTGTRGAAAGAGTTTTTCCTTGTTAGCGAGCCTGAATAtacatgagaggacacacacaggagataagcctcatcactgctcccagtgtggaaagagttttaacctGAAAGGACAACTGAAAcagcatgagagaatacacacaggggcgAAGCCCTACCACTGCTCCCAATGTGAAAAGAGTTTTGCTTGGTTAGGGGACCTGAGAAGACATGAGAGGacgcacacaggagagaagcctcatcattgctcccagtgtggaaagagttttaaccaGTTAGGTCACATGAGaagacatgagagaatacacacaggagataaGGATGTAGGCTGCGGAAcagtaaagggtggctactttgaagaatctcaaatataa